In a single window of the Bacteroidales bacterium genome:
- a CDS encoding UvrD-helicase domain-containing protein — translation LYTIQTLTRNFYVWAILSDLAELLHEYLAEQNLHLLSDTHKILHQLIGRNDAPFIYERAGNTWLYYMIDEFQDTSALQWNNFRPLIANSLGEGKTSLVVGDVKQSIYRWRNSDWRILAREIARNFPGRSKTEFLPVNRRSVRNIVEFNNDFFTGAMECLKNKFCEETGLPPDDDLVKFMAEAYRDCRQKVAEEKMQTTGFVRMEIFDVREEESRTPLRLVQTINELFSAGYRPEDIAILVRTKDEAEAAASWLLNPASYGPGTAPPGIITEEAILLSQSPVVRVLCSLLRYLKNPDDQLNNLNLLNELFLYLGMELPGGKKYPPVTFTRETAESFLPPEFVSQTAELKKLPLQILCGRLASLFGLDRKEQQEPYLHAFMDQVNTAVRKGISDVYGFLDFWDKKADELSLTIPEKSNAVRIMTIHKAKGLEFPVVILPDPVWNLDHNPTQTTFLWIHQNLVGGEEGTWFPVRYSKQLAQTDFREAYFTEKMQTYVDNLNLLYVAFTRAREGLVVISDKESRYYHARKLILDVCNLLDGTSLQKREEEGRTIFFRGSFPERRTTPASEEEALPLQEKGSLFTNRFPLLVKKNASEYFSEQGEPVHTARDEGKLMHALLAGIRHAEDAGTVVQKAVMEGKIAKREAPELKHRITSMLADPEMAEYFTGAWRIYTENDILLPGGETRRPDRIVANGKETVVIDYKFGEETSASHTRQVKEYMNLLAGAGFPSPRGIVWYPLLNRKERIAL, via the coding sequence CTGATACCCATAAAATTCTCCATCAGCTGATAGGAAGAAATGACGCTCCTTTTATCTACGAGCGGGCAGGAAACACCTGGCTGTACTATATGATCGACGAATTCCAGGACACCTCTGCCCTGCAATGGAACAATTTCAGGCCGCTTATTGCCAACAGCCTGGGTGAGGGAAAGACCAGCCTGGTGGTAGGCGATGTAAAACAGTCCATTTACCGCTGGAGAAACAGCGACTGGCGTATTCTGGCGCGGGAAATCGCACGGAACTTTCCCGGCCGCAGTAAAACGGAATTCCTTCCGGTAAACAGGCGGAGTGTCAGAAACATTGTAGAATTCAACAACGATTTCTTCACCGGGGCAATGGAGTGCCTTAAAAACAAATTCTGTGAGGAAACCGGTCTGCCCCCTGATGATGATCTGGTAAAATTCATGGCCGAAGCTTACCGGGATTGCCGGCAGAAGGTAGCTGAAGAGAAGATGCAGACAACAGGATTTGTGAGGATGGAAATCTTTGATGTTAGGGAGGAAGAATCGCGCACTCCCCTGAGGCTGGTGCAGACCATAAACGAACTGTTTTCCGCAGGATACCGGCCTGAAGACATTGCGATTCTTGTACGGACGAAAGATGAAGCCGAAGCGGCGGCCTCCTGGCTTCTGAACCCTGCCAGCTACGGGCCGGGTACTGCACCGCCCGGCATCATTACCGAGGAAGCCATTCTGCTCAGCCAGTCACCGGTGGTGCGGGTCCTGTGCAGTCTTCTGCGCTACCTGAAAAATCCGGATGACCAGCTGAACAACCTCAACCTGCTCAATGAGTTGTTCCTTTACCTGGGCATGGAACTTCCCGGCGGGAAAAAGTATCCGCCCGTTACCTTCACCAGAGAAACCGCAGAAAGCTTTCTGCCGCCGGAGTTTGTAAGTCAGACAGCCGAACTGAAAAAACTGCCCCTGCAGATTCTCTGCGGCCGGCTTGCTTCCCTCTTCGGCCTTGACCGGAAAGAACAACAGGAACCCTACCTGCACGCCTTCATGGATCAGGTGAATACAGCTGTGAGGAAAGGGATTTCTGATGTGTACGGTTTTCTTGATTTCTGGGACAAAAAGGCGGATGAACTCTCGCTCACCATCCCCGAAAAATCAAATGCTGTGCGGATTATGACCATCCACAAAGCCAAAGGCCTCGAATTCCCGGTTGTTATCCTGCCTGACCCTGTCTGGAATCTCGACCATAATCCAACCCAGACCACCTTTCTGTGGATACATCAAAACCTTGTCGGAGGCGAAGAAGGCACCTGGTTTCCTGTACGGTACAGCAAACAGCTTGCACAAACCGATTTCAGGGAAGCATATTTCACCGAAAAAATGCAGACGTATGTGGACAACCTCAACCTGCTGTACGTTGCATTTACCCGCGCCCGCGAAGGCCTTGTTGTTATTTCCGACAAAGAAAGCAGGTATTATCATGCGCGGAAACTAATCCTCGACGTCTGCAACCTCCTGGATGGCACCTCACTGCAGAAACGGGAGGAAGAAGGAAGAACCATCTTCTTCAGAGGCTCCTTTCCTGAGCGCAGAACAACACCCGCCTCAGAAGAAGAAGCTTTGCCCTTGCAGGAAAAAGGAAGCCTCTTTACCAACCGGTTCCCTCTTCTGGTAAAGAAAAATGCATCAGAGTATTTCTCCGAACAGGGCGAACCTGTCCACACGGCACGCGATGAAGGAAAACTGATGCATGCCCTTCTGGCCGGAATCCGGCATGCAGAGGATGCCGGTACGGTGGTGCAAAAGGCGGTTATGGAAGGGAAAATAGCAAAACGGGAAGCCCCGGAATTGAAACACCGCATAACATCGATGCTGGCCGACCCCGAAATGGCAGAATATTTCACCGGCGCTTGGAGAATATACACCGAAAATGACATCCTGCTTCCCGGAGGAGAAACCAGGCGTCCCGACAGAATCGTGGCCAACGGAAAAGAAACCGTTGTTATTGACTACAAATTTGGCGAAGAAACCAGCGCTTCCCATACCCGGCAGGTAAAGGAATACATGAATCTGCTGGCAGGGGCCGGATTTCCGTCTCCCCGGGGCATTGTCTGGTACCCTCTCCTGAACCGGAAAGAACGGATAGCCCTATGA
- a CDS encoding TIGR01212 family radical SAM protein (This family includes YhcC from E. coli K-12, an uncharacterized radical SAM protein.), whose amino-acid sequence MKAVTTYPWGTERRFNAYPDYFRKLFGGRVQKVSVDAGLTCPNRDGSKGTGGCTFCNNDAFNPSYCRPALPVKQQISEGIRFHRFRYRRAGRYLAYFQTFSNTYAPLPRLKQLYEEALSCEGVIGLIISTRPDCVDAGVLDYLASLAEKYYVAVEYGIESVRDETLLRVNRRHTFSDALKALDLTRQRGLPAGAHFIIGLPGENNHTILQDISIIADLPLDTVKFHQLQVFENTKLAEEYRRHAYSLYLPPLEEYLHLMVQLAERLNPDIVIERIASEVPPRFLVNPGWGAVRYDEIQRRFERLLEEKQTWQGRLYEKKSIIDQHQNR is encoded by the coding sequence ATGAAAGCGGTAACCACATATCCCTGGGGCACCGAAAGGCGCTTTAATGCCTACCCCGACTATTTCCGGAAGCTGTTTGGCGGAAGGGTGCAGAAAGTGTCGGTTGATGCCGGACTCACCTGTCCCAACCGCGATGGCAGTAAAGGTACCGGAGGATGTACCTTCTGCAACAACGACGCCTTCAACCCTTCCTACTGCCGGCCCGCACTTCCCGTCAAACAGCAAATCAGCGAGGGAATCCGTTTTCACCGTTTCCGCTACCGCAGGGCAGGAAGGTACCTGGCCTACTTTCAGACCTTTTCCAATACCTACGCGCCTTTACCCCGGCTTAAGCAACTGTATGAAGAGGCCCTGTCCTGTGAAGGGGTCATCGGGCTTATCATCAGCACCCGGCCCGATTGTGTTGATGCCGGCGTACTCGACTACCTGGCCTCCCTGGCAGAAAAATACTATGTGGCTGTTGAATACGGAATCGAATCGGTGCGCGATGAAACCCTGCTGAGGGTTAACCGCCGGCATACGTTCAGCGACGCACTGAAGGCCCTTGACCTCACCCGGCAAAGAGGCCTGCCTGCCGGAGCCCATTTTATCATCGGCCTTCCGGGCGAAAATAACCACACCATACTGCAGGATATCAGCATTATTGCTGACCTTCCGCTCGATACAGTGAAATTCCACCAGCTTCAGGTTTTTGAAAATACCAAACTGGCCGAAGAGTACCGAAGGCATGCATACTCCCTCTACCTGCCTCCCCTTGAGGAATACCTGCACCTGATGGTTCAGCTTGCCGAACGGCTGAATCCGGACATAGTGATCGAGCGCATTGCCTCCGAGGTGCCTCCCCGCTTTCTTGTCAACCCGGGCTGGGGCGCCGTACGGTACGACGAAATTCAGCGCCGGTTTGAACGCCTGCTCGAGGAAAAACAAACCTGGCAGGGACGCTTGTACGAAAAAAAATCCATTATTGACCAACATCAGAATCGTTGA